In Corylus avellana chromosome ca2, CavTom2PMs-1.0, the following proteins share a genomic window:
- the LOC132169350 gene encoding uncharacterized protein LOC132169350, with amino-acid sequence MNIISWNSQRLGNPRTVQDLCRMVRVKKPVMVFLMETKMRQKRMEKIRHKLGFSSPQADFTWKFTGFYGHPEASKRHEAWALLRYLGHLDPLPWMCIGGFNEVVNGTEKWGGRMRHQRGMQEFQRALEDCGLSDLGFCGSKYTWSNCQDGINFIKERLDRGVANLEWRHYYPEAMVNVDAAVSSDHAPLILSLLNNGSKVARKSFFRFEAGWALNDGYKYEVSTIWNLPWPGKMGWECLSNKLSACMLKITHWNEGFSKPSQNRLACMRARLAELQGMERMGNSESMVRLKRDIETLTEQEDLWWRQREGDLGPCLLHVEKCVQESMNAALVEDFTAEEISAALNQMASLKAPGPDGLDACFFQQNWTLMGEEVLANRLKKILPHIISLAQSAFIPRRLITDNILAAYETLHTMHTGMRGKKGFMAIKLDMSKAYDRVEWRFLEALMRKMGFHEKWIRLVMMCVFSVHYSILMHGEPCGNITPSRGIRQGDPISPYLFLLCAEVLSSMVLHANREGLLSGVPTSRKGPKISHLFFADDSLLFCRTTLAQWSNMLAILRQYEAASGQKMNAEKTSIVFSRNAPTVEKDTILEFAGLPATCIYEKYLGLPALVGRS; translated from the exons atgaatATCATAAGTTGGAACAGTCAGAGGCTTGGGAACCCCCGAACAGTTCAAGACCTTTGCCGGATGGTGAGGGTGAAGAAACCCGTCATGGTTTTCCTCATGGAAACCAAAATGCGCCAAAAGAGAATGGAGAAAATTCGGCACAAACTTGGATTCTCGA GTCCCCAAGCTGATTTTACATGGAAGTTCACGGGCTTTTATGGACATCCGGAGGCTTCAAAAAGACATGAGGCTTGGGCACTTCTGCGGTATTTAGGCCACCTTGATCCTCTACCATGGATGTGTATTGGCGGCTTTAATGAAGTAGTCAATGGGACTGAAAAATGGGGTGGACGCATGAGACATCAGAGAGGTATGCAGGAGTTCCAAAGGGCCCTAGAGGATTGTGGACTGTCTGATCTTGGATTTTGTGGTTCTAAATACACTTGGAGTAACTGCCAAgatggaataaattttatcaagGAGCGGCTTGATAGAGGGGTGGCAAACCTTGAATGGAGACACTATTATCCAGAAGCGATGGTGAATGTGGATGCAGCAGTTTCATCGGATCATGCCCCACTAATATTGAGCCTCCTGAATAATGGAAGCAAAGTCGCTAGGAAAAGTTTTTTCCGGTTTGAGGCTGGTTGGGCATTAAATGATGGGTACAAGTATGAAGTATCCACAATCTGGAATTTGCCATGGCCGGGGAAAATGGGATGGGAGTGCTTGAGCAATAAATTGTCTGCATGCATGCTGAAAATTACCCATTGGAATGAAGGCTTTTCCAAACCTTCACAAAATCGGTTAGCATGCATGAGGGCCCGCCTAGCTGAATTACAAGGGATGGAACGTATGGGGAATAGTGAGAGTATGGTTCGCTTGAAACGTGACATCGAGACTCTGACGGAACAAGAAGATTTATGGTGGCGCCAAAGG GAAGGGGATCTTGGACCGTGTTTGCTTCATGTTGAGAAATGTGTACAAGAGAGTATGAACGCTGCTTTGGTGGAGGACTTCACAGCTGAGGAAATCAGTGCAGCGTTAAATCAAATGGCGTCGCTCAAAGCTCCCGGACCGGATGGGCTGGATGCTTGCTTTTTCCAACAAAATTGGACCCTCATGGGTGAGGAG GTACTAGCTAATAGGCTCAAAAAAATCCTCCCACATATTATTTCTCTGGCCCAAAGTGCTTTCATTCCAAGAAGATTGATCACAGATAATATTTTGGCGGCCTATGAAACACTCCACACAATGCATACGGGCATGAGGGGTAAGAAGGGTTTTATGGCTATTAAGTTAgacatgagcaaggcttatgatagggtggaatggAGGTTTTTGGAGGCGTTGATGAGAAAAATGGGCTTTCATGAAAAATGGATCCGTTTAGTGATGATGTGTGTCTTTTCAGTTCATTACTCGATTTTGATGCATGGGGAGCCGTGTGGGAATATAACCCCGTCTCGGGGTATTAGACAGGGTGACCCTATCTCACCCTATCTTTTTCTCCTATGTGCTGAGGTCTTGAGTTCTATGGTGCTACATGCAAATAGAGAAGGGCTTTTATCTGGGGTACCCACATCTAGAAAGGGTCCAAAAATCAGCCACctattttttgcagatgatagtttACTGTTTTGCAGGACTACACTTGCCCAATGGAGTAATATGTTGGCCATTCTGCGACAGTATGAGGCGGCATCTGGTCAAAAAATGAACGCTGAGAAGACCTCAATAGTTTTTAGTAGGAATGCTCCTACGGTGGAAAAGGATACTATTTTGGAGTTTGCCGGTCTTCCTGCCACTTGCATATATGAAAAGTATTTGGGTTTGCCTGCTCTAGTGGGTCGTTCTTGA
- the LOC132168636 gene encoding uncharacterized protein LOC132168636 — protein MVKVVKRMVEERRGRLGFVEEKQHRKRSRPVPVPSSGPAPLLRSTRLNPNRDAVEIRNDDPEKQRGIHPKSMHDEYFDSYADSELDCIPYYKKYKKNEILTKEDCVRYHLNPDVYVGHRPPRPFICGSTRSFAVRYEDELEDCKQYSQLAIDEYHRRLKNENPQLEFVELLTARFKISDIVRYYITFEAKDIAAGGQTKTYQAVVRIPFKWDGDVSVLCFRECEQEQGSGKIRGKEWCWEVHTAVRPYVEEYPSEEYPSEEEIVEEDM, from the exons ATGGTTAAGGTGGTGAAGAGGATGGTGGAGGAGAGGAGAGGACGGCTAGGGTTTGTCGAAGAAAAACAACATCGCAAGCGAAGTCGCCCTGTTCCTGTCCCCTCGTCGGGTCCTGCTCCTCTGCTGCGATCCACGCGCCTGAACCCTAACCGTGACGCCGTCGAGATCCGCAACGACGATCCCGAGAAGCAAAGGGGAATTCATCCAAAAAGTATGCACGATGAGTATTTCGACTCTTACGCTGACTCTGAGTTGGATTGCATCCCCTActataaaaagtataaaaagaatGAGATCTTGACCAAAGAGGATTGCGTCCGCTACCACCTAAACCCTGATGTGTATGTG GGTCACCGCCCGCCTAGGCCCTTTATTTGTGGTTCGACTCGATCATTTGCAGTAAGGTACGAAGATGAACTCGAAGATTGCAAACAATATTCGCAGCTCGCAATAGACGAATACCACCGTCGCCTCAAG AATGAAAATCCACAACTAGAGTTTGTGGAGCTTTTGACAGCAAGGTTTAAGATTTCCGATATAGTCAGGTATTATATAACCTTTGAGGCCAAGGATATTGCTGCTGGAGGCCAGACTAAGACCTATCAAGCTGTGGTGCGTATACCCTTCAAGTGGGATGGTGATGTCTCCGTGTTGTGTTTCAGGGAGTGTGAGCAAGAGCAAG gTTCAGGCAAGATACGTGGTAAAGAATGGTGTTGGGAAGTTCACACTGCTGTGAGG CCCTATGTGGAAGAGTACCCATCGGAGGAGTACCCATCGGAGGAGGAGATTGTTGAAGAAGATATGTAA
- the LOC132169349 gene encoding piezo-type mechanosensitive ion channel homolog, which translates to MCRSGVKHTNVLLRGAVFRTFSINFFTYGFPVSLFALSFWSFHFASLCAFGLLAYVGYIVYGFPSLFRLHRLNGLLLVFILLWAVSTYIFNVAFAFLNRKLGKDMEIWEMVGLWHYPIPGFYLLAQFCLGILVALGNLVNNSVFLYLSDEHGQSSDENSTVEAFNFNHISLCR; encoded by the exons ATGTGCAGATCTGGTGTAAAGCATACCAATGTTTTATTGAGGGGAGCAGTGTTCCGGACATTTAGTATCAACTTTTTCACGTATGGTTTCCCG GTCTCCTTGTTTGCTCTTTCCTTCTGGAGTTTCCATTTTGCCAGTTTATGTGCATTTGGATTACTTGCATATGTTGGCTACATCGTATATGGCTTCCCCTCCTTATTCCGTTTGCACCGGTTGAATGGGCTGCTTCTTGTCTTCATTCTCTTGTGGGCTGTTAGCACATACATTTTCAATGTAGCATTCGCTTTCTTGAATCGGAAACTTGGAAAG GACATGGAAATTTGGGAGATGGTTGGGTTGTGGCATTATCCAATACCTGGGTTCTATCTGCTTGCACAATTTTGTCTTGGAATTTTAGTTGCCTTGGGTAATCTAGTGAACAATTCCGTTTTCCTTTACTTGTCTGATGAACATGGGCAATCTTCAGATGAGAACTCTACAGTGGAAG CTTTCAACTTCAACCATATCAGTCTTTGTAGGTGA